In the genome of Methanobrevibacter sp., the window AAAAGCAAGCAGAACCGCAAACAAATGATAATGCCTGCCCTAAATGCGGACATGTAAACGCTGAAGGGACTAACTTCTGCATCAACTGCGGAAATAAGTTGGACAGTGTCCAATCAGACGTTTCACAGGCAAACGGCAATGACAAGAAAGTTTGTCCAAAATGCGGTCATGAAAATGACTACAATTATAAATACTGCAAAAACTGCAATCTTCCACTCAATGAAAATGGGGAGACTCTCGACGACAAGATTGAGGAGCTGCGCAGTGAAGTTTGCAGTTTTCATAAGGATGTGGGTAGCGACAAAATCGAGCTGCAGGTAGTGCAATTTTACAAGAGGGGTCCTAAGAATTTTTTAGTCCATTCCAAAATTCCCTATTCGATAGACGATACAGTTTCCGCTCTCAAGAGGGTACGCAATGTAAATCCTGTAGCCATTGGCGATAGGAATAAATTTAAAATCCTACAGTACGGATCCTTTAAAAACATTCACCTGTTTCTGGATGAAGACACGGAAAACGAAACTATAGTCCAGTATTTTATGGAGGACATAAGGGATTCCAACTCACCCCCTGCTTCCATTTTGCTTGACACATCAGTACATCTGGCAACAAAAAGGGAAGCAAAAGTGCTAATGAAGAAGTTAGTGAAAGAACTGGAAAAATCAAATTTCCAATGAATCCTTGAGGCGAAAAAATGAAGATTGGTCTTATATAATATCTTTTGATGTTAATGGCCAATTACTGACTTAGCAGTTCAATTTTGGATTTGGATTTGTCAAAATTTGTTTTTGCAAATTTCCTTATCCAAGGTTATTTTTCTATTTTTTGCGATAATCGGCATGTTTATAATCCTATCTTGATAAACATTCTATTACATAATATTAAGGTGTTTAAAATGAATGTTAAAAGGATATTTTTAATTGCGTTAATCGCATTGGTGGTATTTGCTTCTGTTAGTGCAGTCAGCGCCGGATGGTTTGACTTTTTAGGCGGCGGTGACAGTGATACGGTGGATAATGTCACTGTAGACATAATAAGCTCTTCTGTGAAGTACAGTTGTGCCGCTACAGGAAACGATCTTTCAATTCAAAGCAATGGAAATAATTTCAGCGTCAATTCTGATAGCTCCGAAGTCGATAAGGAAATCACATACAGGGGAACAGCAAAAATCAATGTTTCCACCATGAACCATGAGCAATTGAAAGACAATCTATCAAGTAATAATTGGACTATTTCTGTCGAATTCGGAAATATTGCAGGTTCTTTAAGCTTTTATGTCTATGAATACACAATTGAAGATGGGGTAATGACATTATTCTTCAACGGCACCGATCATATAAATTCTTATGACCCCGTAAAACCTGGTGATTCCGGTGTTACAAATGTAACCGGAGGGGATGTACGAATTTATAAGGAAGGTTCCGGTAACGAGTCAGCATTCATCATCTATTTCTGATGATGGAGCAATTTTCAAGAAAGCAGAATCCTATTCATTAGGGTTGTCTTTCTTTACTTTTTTTTTTAAACCATTCCTTTTTAGTGCCGACATAATGCATGGGGATAGTTTCTATGTTTTTGCAAATTCATCCTTATCCAAGGTTATTTTTCTATTTTTTTGTGCGATAATCGGCATGTTTATAATCTTATCTTGATAAAGATTTTATTACATAATATTAAGGTGTTTTAAAATGAATGTTAAAAGGATATTTTTAATTGCGTTAATCGCATTGGCGGTATTCGCTTCTGTTAGTGCTGTCAGCGCAGGATGGTTTGGCTTTTTCGATGGAGGTGGTGGTGATGCCACTGTAGACATAATAGACTCTTCTGTGAGTTACAGATGTTACAATTATGTAAACCAGTCTAATCACTCACAAGTCATTAAAAACCTCACATACAATGGAACAGCAAAAATTGATGTTTCAGGCGTGGACCAAGACAGGCTGAAAGAAGATTTACAGCACGGCACAAGGTCTGTTTATGTCAAATTCGGTGATATTGCAAATCATTCAAGTTTCTATGTCAATAGATACACTGTTGAAGATGGGATATTGACATTATATATCAACGGAACTAAGGAGATAAAATCCTCTGATTCAGTAGAACCTGGAGATTCCGGAGTTACAGAGGTAACCGGAGGTCATGTAACAATCTATAAGCAAGCAAGTGGTCTTGAAGAGGCATACACCCTCACTTTCAGATGATGGAGCAATTTTCAAGAAAGCGGAATCCTAGTAATTAGGATTGTCTTTCTTTACTTTTTTTAAAACCATTCCTTTCTAGTGCCTATATAATACAGGGCCAATGTGTTGACAGCTAAAAGGGCTATTGTTTCTATGAAGTTGGACATGGTGATTGTCGATGTTGATGCGCCAAATCCTAAACCGATCATGATTGTCATGGAAAGATTGTTAGCTATGTGCATGGATGAGCTCGCTTCAAGGCCCTTTGTCTTAAGGGCTAAAAATCCATAGGCAAGGCCGCACATGACTGTTCCTATCACTCCTAAAATGGTATATATGTGCAATACGCCAAATATCACTGCCTGAATGATCAATGCCAGAATGGGAATCTTGGACCATGAGCCGACGGTCTGCATGACGAATCCTCTCATTAGGTATTCCTCGCCGACGCACTGAAGGGGCACGATTACCAGGCAGATTAAGAAATACGGCAATGAAAATGTTGTGGGACTTACTTTTCCATGCACCATGGCGTACATGACACAGTAAATCACATATATTGCCAGAGGGATAGTCTGGCATTTGAGGTAAAGCTTCCAGTCCCATCCTCCGCGGGATGAGGAATATGAGGAAAACGGCCTGTCACGAACAACCCTTGAGGCGACATATAGTGAGGGGAGTATGATTGCCACCGAGAGAAAGCTCATGTAGGCTCCGGCTTCGGAGTTCAGCGATTCATATGACCCGCCCATCAATGCGTTTGTCGCATCAGTGCCATAGATTGCACCGAAAAGGATTACCATTACAAAAATCAATATGAAATACACGATTACGCCGACTGCAAGCACGAGCAGGGGCTTGTACCATCTGTATTTTTCAAAGGTTCTCGGGAATGTTGCATACTCGGGGATTTCGTTTTTTCCGTTCATGGTTATAGTTTGTCTTGAAGGTATAAAAAAATTGCTTTTCCGTTTGACGATTCGACATGATGGCTGATTTTGATTAATTATCCTTAACCGCAACTGTCATTAACGGCTAGGTTTTTTAAAATCAGGTCCGTTTTTTGAGATGGATGTATATGCTCCGCCGGTTTTTGGTTTATTGTTCATAAAAAAGAATTTGCAAAAATCTGGAAACGATTTCTGCAAAGATTAATATTATTGTCTAAAAGACATTTTAAGGTCATCTGCCCCACAGCAGCATGCAGACGAATCCGATTGTTCCGAGCACTAAAAATCCGATAATCAGGCTTATTGTGGTCTGGATGCCCAGAAATATTATGGATGCTGCCAACAGTAAAACTATCGGGAACACGTGGGTGGTCGATTTCAGCTTGAACTTGGAATCCCTCGAGCTTCTCAGGGCGGAGATGAACTCACCTATGTTGAGGATGACAAGCACGAATATTGCTCCGCATGTAAGCATCTCGAATATGAATATCGCAGTTCCGATGAGGCCGTATCCGATGGTCGCTCTCAGG includes:
- a CDS encoding CPBP family intramembrane glutamic endopeptidase, translating into MRLRIINQNQPSCRIVKRKSNFFIPSRQTITMNGKNEIPEYATFPRTFEKYRWYKPLLVLAVGVIVYFILIFVMVILFGAIYGTDATNALMGGSYESLNSEAGAYMSFLSVAIILPSLYVASRVVRDRPFSSYSSSRGGWDWKLYLKCQTIPLAIYVIYCVMYAMVHGKVSPTTFSLPYFLICLVIVPLQCVGEEYLMRGFVMQTVGSWSKIPILALIIQAVIFGVLHIYTILGVIGTVMCGLAYGFLALKTKGLEASSSMHIANNLSMTIMIGLGFGASTSTITMSNFIETIALLAVNTLALYYIGTRKEWF